The Streptomyces sp. NBC_01268 genome window below encodes:
- a CDS encoding YigZ family protein has protein sequence MQEQYRTLAGEGVHESEINRSRFLCALAPVATEEEAQEFVARIRREHPTATHNCFAYVVGADASVQKASDDGEPGGTAGVPMLQMLLRREMRYVAAVVTRYYGGVKLGAGGLIRAYGGVVGEALDELGTVTRHRYRLATVTVDHQRAGKLQNDLRATGRSVREVSYGAEVTIEIGLPDADVTQFTAWLADVTAGSAGFELGGEAYGDA, from the coding sequence ATGCAGGAGCAGTACCGCACGCTCGCCGGCGAGGGCGTCCACGAGTCCGAGATCAACCGATCGCGCTTCCTCTGCGCGCTCGCACCCGTCGCCACCGAGGAAGAGGCGCAGGAGTTCGTCGCGCGCATCCGCCGCGAGCACCCCACCGCCACCCACAACTGCTTCGCGTACGTCGTCGGCGCCGACGCCTCCGTCCAGAAGGCGTCCGACGACGGCGAACCCGGCGGCACCGCGGGCGTGCCCATGCTGCAGATGCTGCTGCGCCGTGAGATGCGCTACGTCGCCGCCGTGGTCACCCGCTACTACGGGGGCGTGAAGCTGGGCGCGGGCGGCCTCATCCGCGCGTACGGAGGAGTCGTCGGCGAGGCCCTGGACGAGCTCGGAACCGTCACCCGGCACCGCTACCGGCTCGCCACCGTCACCGTCGACCACCAGCGCGCGGGCAAGCTGCAGAACGACCTGCGCGCCACCGGGCGGTCCGTCCGCGAGGTGAGCTACGGGGCCGAGGTCACCATCGAGATCGGACTGCCCGACGCGGACGTGACGCAGTTCACCGCCTGGCTCGCCGACGTGACGGCGGGCAGCGCCGGGTTCGAGCTCGGGGGAGAGGCGTACGGCGATGCGTGA
- a CDS encoding SMC family ATPase produces the protein MRLHRLAITAFGPFGTTQEIDFDALSTAGLFLLHGPTGAGKTSVLDAVCFALYGAVPGARQAPGTSLRSDHAPLGLSTEVTLELTVGERRLEITRRPAQQRPKMRGGGFTTERAQSRLRQYDPETGEWAGLSKSHQEIGEEITQLLGMSREQFCQVVLLPQGDFARFLRSDAEARGRLLGRLFDTRRFAAVEERLAELRRSAEHEVREGDERLLALAHRMAQAAGDGGAAVAERPGEPGLAESVRTRAALARTEAREHLDIAALRLDAAERREAGARAALDAARELADRQTRHADAVRRREELAERRPRRDAWQEALDRSLKADRVAPALELREDAERAHRAAAAALGRVRSGLPAELAEAGAEELSARERRLREERGGLESARRAELRSAELAAERATLEREARADEELLQDAADWQAGWEPHRAGLQRRVEDAQDATARAEHLAGRLDPARRRLAAARRRDDLTRELAAARDRLTTARERRNEAHESWLDVKSRRLRGIAAELAAALEPGAPCQVCGSAAHPDPARTTADHVDRAAEDAAYAAYTRADEARTTAETAVAATAEAREAAAREALAPDTGPDTGPSADPAAGPSVAELAHQVEQLTREHAEAHALAAQTHAAREALARAEREYEERGVAQREAERRVAARTSRREALEQQHSALEVELDRTRGESGSVAAYATVLERRIALLIEATETVRAAEQSASALKQADARLADAAFRNGFDTPAEAAAALLDETARRGLQQRVDAWDAEAAAVADRLAEPATAAAAGLPPADPRAAGTVHVVAERALREAAAALAAVRDRGAELSRLSRQADTESRRLGPLREEYERVAGLAALTAGTSADNERKMRLESYVLAARLEQVAAAATARLQRMSSGRYTLVHSDARSGGRRAGLGLHVVDAWTGNERDTATLSGGETFFASLALALGLADVVTDEAGGIRLDTLFIDEGFGSLDDQTLDEVLDVLDSLRERDRSVGIVSHVGDLRRRIPAQLEVVKDRHGSAVRLRTGGDAFSG, from the coding sequence GTGAGACTGCACCGCCTGGCCATCACCGCGTTCGGGCCCTTCGGCACCACCCAGGAGATCGACTTCGACGCCCTGTCGACGGCCGGGCTCTTCCTCCTCCACGGCCCCACCGGCGCGGGCAAGACCTCCGTCCTCGACGCCGTGTGCTTCGCCCTGTACGGGGCCGTCCCCGGCGCCCGCCAGGCCCCCGGCACGAGCCTCCGCAGCGACCACGCCCCCCTCGGCCTGTCCACCGAGGTCACCCTCGAACTCACCGTGGGCGAGCGGCGCCTGGAGATCACCCGCCGGCCCGCCCAGCAGCGCCCCAAGATGCGGGGCGGCGGCTTCACGACCGAGAGGGCCCAGAGCCGGCTCCGCCAGTACGACCCCGAGACCGGCGAGTGGGCCGGCCTCAGCAAGTCCCACCAGGAGATCGGCGAGGAGATCACCCAGCTCCTCGGCATGAGCCGCGAACAGTTCTGCCAGGTCGTCCTGCTGCCCCAGGGCGACTTCGCCCGCTTCCTGCGCTCCGACGCCGAGGCCCGTGGCCGGCTCCTCGGGCGCCTCTTCGACACCCGCCGCTTCGCCGCCGTCGAGGAACGCCTCGCCGAGCTGCGCCGGTCCGCCGAGCACGAGGTGCGCGAGGGCGACGAGCGGCTGCTGGCGCTCGCCCACCGGATGGCCCAGGCCGCCGGTGACGGAGGCGCCGCCGTCGCGGAACGCCCCGGCGAACCCGGCCTCGCCGAGTCCGTCAGGACCCGGGCCGCCCTCGCCCGCACCGAGGCCCGCGAGCACCTCGACATCGCGGCCCTGCGCCTCGACGCCGCCGAGCGGCGCGAGGCCGGCGCCCGCGCGGCGCTCGACGCGGCCCGGGAGCTCGCCGACCGCCAGACCCGGCACGCCGACGCGGTCCGCCGCCGCGAGGAGCTGGCCGAGCGGCGCCCCCGGCGCGACGCGTGGCAGGAGGCCCTGGACCGTTCCCTCAAGGCCGACCGGGTCGCCCCCGCGCTCGAGCTGCGCGAGGACGCCGAGCGGGCGCACCGCGCGGCGGCCGCCGCCCTCGGCCGCGTCCGGTCCGGCCTGCCCGCGGAGCTCGCCGAGGCCGGTGCCGAAGAGCTCTCCGCCCGGGAGCGGCGTCTGCGCGAGGAGCGCGGCGGCCTGGAGTCCGCCCGCCGGGCCGAGCTCCGCAGCGCCGAGCTCGCCGCCGAGCGCGCCACCCTGGAGCGGGAGGCACGCGCCGACGAGGAGCTCCTCCAGGACGCCGCCGACTGGCAGGCCGGCTGGGAGCCGCACCGCGCCGGGCTCCAGCGGCGCGTGGAGGACGCCCAGGACGCCACGGCCCGGGCCGAGCACCTCGCGGGCCGCCTCGACCCCGCCCGCCGCCGGCTCGCCGCGGCCCGCCGCCGCGACGACCTGACCCGTGAGCTGGCCGCCGCCCGCGACCGGCTCACCACCGCCCGCGAGCGGCGCAACGAGGCCCACGAGAGCTGGCTGGACGTCAAGTCCCGGCGTCTGCGCGGCATCGCGGCCGAGCTGGCCGCCGCCCTCGAACCCGGCGCCCCCTGCCAGGTCTGCGGCTCCGCCGCCCACCCGGACCCGGCCCGCACCACCGCCGACCACGTGGACCGCGCCGCCGAGGACGCCGCGTACGCCGCCTACACCCGCGCCGACGAGGCGCGCACCACGGCCGAGACCGCGGTCGCCGCCACCGCCGAGGCCCGGGAGGCGGCCGCCCGGGAGGCCCTCGCCCCGGACACCGGTCCGGACACCGGTCCCTCGGCCGACCCCGCGGCCGGGCCGAGCGTCGCCGAACTCGCCCACCAGGTCGAGCAGCTGACCCGCGAGCACGCCGAGGCGCACGCCCTCGCCGCGCAGACCCACGCCGCCCGCGAGGCGCTGGCCCGAGCCGAGCGGGAGTACGAGGAGCGGGGCGTCGCCCAGCGCGAGGCCGAGCGCCGGGTCGCCGCGCGCACCTCGCGGCGCGAGGCGCTGGAGCAGCAGCACAGCGCCCTGGAGGTCGAACTCGACCGCACCAGGGGCGAGTCCGGCAGCGTCGCGGCGTACGCCACGGTCCTGGAGCGGCGCATCGCCCTGCTGATCGAGGCCACCGAGACCGTACGGGCCGCGGAGCAGTCGGCGAGCGCGCTGAAGCAGGCCGACGCCCGGCTCGCGGACGCCGCCTTCCGCAACGGCTTCGACACCCCGGCCGAGGCCGCCGCCGCGCTGCTCGACGAGACCGCCCGCCGCGGGCTCCAGCAGCGGGTCGACGCCTGGGACGCCGAGGCCGCCGCCGTCGCCGACCGGCTCGCCGAGCCCGCCACCGCGGCCGCCGCCGGACTCCCGCCGGCCGACCCGCGGGCCGCCGGGACGGTCCACGTCGTCGCCGAGCGCGCGCTGCGGGAGGCCGCCGCCGCCCTCGCCGCGGTACGCGACCGGGGTGCCGAACTGTCCCGGCTGTCCCGGCAGGCCGACACCGAGTCCCGCCGCCTCGGTCCACTCCGCGAGGAGTACGAGCGGGTGGCCGGGCTCGCGGCCCTCACCGCCGGCACCTCCGCCGACAACGAGCGCAAGATGCGCCTGGAGTCGTACGTGCTCGCCGCCCGCCTCGAACAGGTCGCCGCCGCGGCCACCGCCCGGCTCCAGCGCATGTCCTCCGGCCGCTACACCCTGGTCCACTCCGACGCCCGCAGCGGCGGCCGGCGCGCCGGCCTCGGCCTGCACGTCGTCGACGCCTGGACCGGCAACGAGCGCGACACCGCAACCCTCTCCGGCGGCGAGACCTTCTTCGCCTCCCTCGCGCTCGCCCTCGGCCTCGCCGACGTCGTGACCGACGAGGCCGGCGGGATCCGGCTCGACACCCTCTTCATCGACGAGGGCTTCGGCAGCCTCGACGACCAGACCCTCGACGAGGTCCTGGACGTCCTGGACTCGCTGCGCGAGCGGGACCGCAGCGTCGGCATCGTCAGCCACGTCGGCGACCTGCGCCGCCGCATCCCGGCCCAGCTGGAGGTCGTCAAGGACCGGCACGGCTCCGCGGTCCGGCTCCGAACCGGAGGGGACGCGTTCAGCGGCTGA
- a CDS encoding DMT family transporter produces the protein MTAVFALATSLLWGLADFGGGLLTRRFPALTVVVVSQSLAVLVLGSVVLATGAWHEAGPLLWYAVAAGVVGPAAMLAFYKALALGPMGVVSPLGSLGVVVPVSVGLLVGDRPGIAQFAGIAVAVLGVVLAGGPELRGAPVQRQAVLLTLVAAFGFGAVMALIAEASTTLTGLFLALFVQRVTNVAVGGGALWLSVRRGGRALPEGGGGLRAVWAVLPALAFVGLADVAANGTYALAAQRGPVTVAAVLASLYPVVTALAARGVLKERLRAVQAAGAGLALVGTVLLATG, from the coding sequence CTGACGGCCGTCTTCGCCCTGGCCACCAGCCTGCTCTGGGGGCTCGCCGACTTCGGCGGCGGACTGCTCACCCGGCGCTTTCCCGCCCTGACGGTCGTCGTGGTCTCGCAGAGCCTCGCCGTGCTGGTCCTCGGCTCCGTCGTCCTCGCCACCGGCGCCTGGCACGAGGCCGGGCCCCTGCTCTGGTACGCGGTCGCGGCCGGCGTGGTCGGCCCCGCGGCCATGCTCGCCTTCTACAAGGCCCTCGCCCTCGGCCCGATGGGCGTGGTCTCCCCGCTCGGTTCGCTCGGCGTCGTGGTCCCGGTCTCCGTCGGGCTGCTCGTCGGCGACCGGCCGGGGATCGCGCAGTTCGCCGGGATCGCGGTGGCCGTGCTCGGCGTCGTCCTCGCGGGCGGCCCCGAGCTGCGCGGGGCGCCGGTCCAGCGGCAGGCGGTGCTGCTGACCCTCGTCGCGGCCTTCGGCTTCGGCGCGGTGATGGCCCTCATCGCCGAGGCGTCCACCACCCTGACCGGCCTCTTCCTCGCCCTCTTCGTCCAGCGCGTCACCAACGTGGCCGTCGGCGGCGGCGCCCTGTGGCTCTCCGTCCGGCGCGGCGGACGGGCGCTGCCCGAGGGCGGCGGCGGCCTGCGGGCGGTCTGGGCGGTCCTCCCGGCGCTGGCCTTCGTGGGCCTCGCCGACGTCGCCGCCAACGGCACGTACGCGCTGGCCGCGCAGCGCGGTCCGGTCACCGTCGCCGCGGTCCTCGCCAGCCTCTACCCGGTGGTGACGGCGCTCGCGGCCCGCGGGGTGCTCAAGGAGCGCCTGCGGGCGGTGCAGGCGGCGGGCGCGGGCCTCGCCCTGGTCGGCACGGTGCTGCTCGCGACGGGCTAG
- a CDS encoding CoA-binding protein — MYGSPETIRRILTESGDTWAVVGLSNNRERAAYGVARTLQRFGKRVVPVHPKAETVHGEQGYASLADIPFPVDVVDVFVNSELAGPVADQAVAVGAKAVWFQLDVVDVEAYTRTREAGLEMVMDRCPAIEIPRLG, encoded by the coding sequence ATGTACGGCAGCCCGGAGACCATCCGCAGGATCCTCACGGAGAGCGGCGACACCTGGGCCGTCGTCGGTCTGTCCAACAACCGGGAGCGGGCCGCCTACGGGGTGGCCCGGACGCTCCAGCGCTTCGGCAAGCGGGTCGTGCCGGTCCACCCGAAGGCGGAGACGGTCCACGGGGAGCAGGGGTACGCGTCGCTGGCCGACATCCCGTTCCCGGTGGACGTGGTGGACGTCTTCGTGAACAGCGAGCTGGCGGGCCCGGTGGCGGACCAGGCGGTCGCGGTCGGCGCCAAGGCGGTGTGGTTCCAGCTCGATGTCGTGGACGTCGAGGCGTACACCCGGACCCGGGAGGCGGGTCTGGAGATGGTGATGGACCGCTGCCCGGCGATCGAGATCCCGCGCCTCGGCTGA
- a CDS encoding acyltransferase, giving the protein MPRNRNTFSSLSAWRRRVVARALQGGWRRIQQAGAVTAEHPGRLRFRRIGEGTRLAFPQGTVFGERWIEIGACCIIAEQVTLTAGMLPDLDLGEDTVLTLGDGVVLGRGSHVIADAPITIGSDTYCGPYVYITSTNHSYDDPDVPVGRQWPRSEPVVIGPGCWLGTGAVILPGARIGRNVVVAAGAVVRGEVPDHAVVAGAPAKVVRSYDPEKGWQPPLRTPAPRAIPAGMTADQLAALAALDPDELKDLADLES; this is encoded by the coding sequence GTGCCCCGGAACAGAAACACGTTCTCCTCGCTCAGCGCCTGGCGGCGCCGGGTCGTCGCCCGCGCCCTGCAGGGCGGTTGGCGGCGGATCCAGCAGGCGGGCGCCGTCACCGCCGAGCACCCCGGACGGCTGCGGTTCCGCCGCATCGGCGAGGGCACCCGGCTCGCGTTCCCCCAGGGCACGGTCTTCGGCGAGCGCTGGATCGAGATCGGGGCCTGCTGCATCATCGCCGAGCAGGTCACGCTGACCGCCGGCATGCTGCCGGACCTGGACCTCGGCGAGGACACCGTGCTGACGCTCGGCGACGGCGTCGTCCTCGGCCGCGGCAGCCATGTGATCGCCGACGCGCCGATCACCATCGGCTCCGACACCTACTGCGGCCCGTACGTCTACATCACCTCGACCAACCACAGTTACGACGACCCGGACGTGCCCGTCGGACGCCAGTGGCCCCGCTCCGAGCCGGTCGTCATAGGGCCCGGCTGCTGGCTGGGCACGGGCGCGGTGATCCTGCCCGGCGCCCGCATCGGCCGCAACGTCGTGGTGGCCGCCGGCGCGGTCGTACGGGGCGAGGTGCCCGACCACGCGGTGGTCGCGGGCGCGCCCGCGAAGGTCGTCCGCTCCTACGACCCGGAGAAGGGCTGGCAGCCGCCCCTGCGCACGCCCGCCCCCCGCGCGATCCCGGCCGGCATGACGGCGGACCAACTGGCGGCGCTGGCCGCGCTCGACCCGGACGAGCTGAAGGACCTGGCCGACCTGGAGAGCTGA
- a CDS encoding YbaK/EbsC family protein yields MRAPIGDFDDARPAPECLERLTAPVAAAVRAWQGSVPADEILYVDTDPAIADTAVFVEHHGPELLDASANCVIVAGKRGETTTLAACVVRSATRVDVNGAVRRQLGSRKASFAPMDTATGETGMEYGGITPIGLPAVWPVLVDATVVDLPWVLVGSGRRRGKLLVPGKAFAELPGAVVLEGLGLEA; encoded by the coding sequence ATGCGCGCACCCATCGGAGACTTCGACGACGCCCGGCCCGCCCCCGAGTGCCTGGAGCGGCTGACCGCACCGGTCGCCGCCGCCGTGCGCGCCTGGCAGGGCAGCGTCCCCGCGGACGAGATCCTCTACGTCGACACCGACCCGGCCATCGCCGACACCGCCGTCTTCGTCGAGCACCACGGGCCGGAGCTCCTCGACGCCTCCGCCAACTGCGTGATCGTCGCCGGCAAGCGGGGCGAGACGACGACCCTGGCCGCGTGCGTGGTGCGCTCGGCGACCCGGGTCGACGTCAACGGCGCCGTGCGCCGGCAGCTCGGCTCCCGCAAGGCCAGCTTCGCGCCGATGGACACCGCGACGGGCGAGACCGGCATGGAGTACGGCGGAATCACCCCCATCGGCCTGCCCGCCGTCTGGCCGGTCCTGGTCGACGCCACCGTCGTGGACCTCCCCTGGGTCCTGGTCGGCAGCGGACGCCGGCGCGGCAAGCTGCTCGTTCCGGGCAAGGCCTTCGCGGAGCTGCCCGGCGCGGTCGTCCTGGAGGGGCTCGGCCTGGAGGCCTGA
- a CDS encoding gamma carbonic anhydrase family protein codes for MTEALIRAVGGKEPKVDPTAFTAPTSVVLGEVTLGPRASVWYHAVLRADCGPIEIGEDANVQDNCTVHVDPGYPVSVGARVTIGHNATVHGCVIEDDVLVGMGATILNGARIGAGSLVAAQALVPQGMEVPPGSLVAGVPAKVRRALTEEELAGIRLNAEMYLHLAKGHAEAFED; via the coding sequence ATGACAGAGGCGTTGATCAGGGCCGTGGGCGGCAAGGAGCCGAAGGTGGACCCGACGGCGTTCACCGCGCCGACCTCGGTGGTCCTCGGCGAGGTCACCCTCGGGCCCCGGGCCAGCGTCTGGTACCACGCGGTGCTGCGGGCGGACTGCGGGCCCATCGAGATCGGCGAGGACGCGAACGTGCAGGACAACTGCACGGTCCACGTCGACCCGGGCTACCCGGTGTCGGTCGGCGCGCGGGTGACGATCGGCCACAACGCGACCGTCCACGGCTGCGTCATCGAGGACGACGTGCTGGTCGGCATGGGTGCCACGATCCTCAACGGGGCGAGGATCGGCGCCGGTTCGCTGGTCGCCGCGCAGGCGCTGGTCCCGCAGGGCATGGAGGTGCCGCCCGGCTCGCTCGTGGCGGGCGTGCCGGCGAAGGTGCGGCGTGCGCTGACCGAGGAGGAGCTGGCGGGCATCCGGCTGAACGCCGAGATGTACCTGCACCTGGCCAAGGGCCACGCCGAGGCCTTCGAGGACTGA
- a CDS encoding DedA family protein encodes MHVQEWLETIPAVAVYALVGVVIGVESLGIPLPGEIVLVSSALLASQHGEIDPYVLGACASAGAIIGDSIGYAIGRKGGRPLLATLGRKFPKHFSEANIGLAERSFEKWGMWAVFFGRFVALLRIFAGPLAGVLRMPYWKFLTANVLGGILWAGGTTAVIYSVGIVAEAWLKRFSWLGLVLAVLIGLASMLILKNRAKKAAAEATARAEATAAEATAAAE; translated from the coding sequence GTGCACGTCCAGGAGTGGCTGGAGACGATCCCCGCGGTCGCCGTCTACGCGCTGGTCGGGGTGGTGATCGGGGTCGAGAGCCTGGGCATCCCGCTCCCCGGCGAGATCGTCCTCGTCAGCTCGGCGCTGCTCGCGTCGCAGCACGGCGAGATCGACCCCTACGTCCTCGGAGCCTGCGCCAGCGCCGGCGCCATCATCGGCGACTCGATCGGCTACGCGATCGGGCGCAAGGGCGGCCGGCCGCTGCTCGCGACGCTGGGCCGGAAGTTCCCCAAGCACTTCAGCGAGGCCAACATCGGCCTCGCGGAGCGCTCCTTCGAGAAGTGGGGCATGTGGGCGGTCTTCTTCGGCCGCTTCGTCGCCCTGCTGCGGATCTTCGCCGGGCCGCTCGCGGGCGTCCTGCGCATGCCGTACTGGAAGTTCCTCACCGCCAACGTCCTCGGCGGCATCCTCTGGGCCGGCGGCACCACCGCGGTCATCTACTCGGTGGGCATCGTCGCCGAGGCCTGGCTCAAGCGCTTCTCCTGGCTCGGCCTGGTCCTCGCGGTCCTCATCGGCCTCGCCTCGATGCTCATCCTGAAGAACCGGGCCAAGAAGGCCGCGGCCGAGGCCACCGCCCGCGCCGAGGCCACCGCAGCAGAGGCGACCGCCGCCGCGGAGTAG
- a CDS encoding Lrp/AsnC family transcriptional regulator, whose protein sequence is MTSGYIPDATDWRILDALQEQGRASFAELARAVSMSASAVTERVRRLEEAGVIAGYTAVVDQERLGLPILAFVRLRYPNGNYKPFHDLVAATPEILEAHHVTGDDCFVLKVAARSMKHLEEISGKVGTLGSVTTSVVYSSPLPRRAISR, encoded by the coding sequence ATGACCAGCGGATACATCCCGGACGCCACGGACTGGCGGATTCTCGATGCCCTCCAGGAGCAGGGCCGGGCCAGTTTCGCCGAGCTCGCCCGCGCGGTGTCCATGTCGGCCTCGGCGGTGACCGAGCGGGTGCGCCGCCTGGAGGAGGCCGGAGTGATCGCCGGGTACACGGCGGTCGTCGACCAGGAACGGCTCGGTCTGCCGATCCTCGCCTTCGTGCGGCTGCGCTACCCGAACGGCAACTACAAGCCCTTCCACGACCTCGTCGCGGCCACGCCCGAGATCCTGGAGGCGCACCACGTGACGGGCGACGACTGCTTCGTCCTCAAGGTCGCCGCCCGGTCCATGAAGCACCTGGAGGAGATCTCCGGGAAGGTGGGCACGCTCGGCTCGGTCACCACCAGCGTGGTGTACTCCTCGCCGCTCCCCCGGCGCGCGATCAGCCGCTGA
- a CDS encoding helix-turn-helix domain-containing protein, with translation MSDLDQLTQSLARNLKRWRNERGFTLDALAARAGVSRGMIIQIEQARTNPSVGTTVKLADALGVSITTLLDYEQGPQVRLVPPGQAVRMWSTSTGSQTTLLVGTEARGPLELWSYTLMPGDGTASDPHPDGTTELLHVTEGTLTLVVEGEEHALPAGTSAAFEGNVPHAYRNDGERTVQMTLAVSIPPVR, from the coding sequence GTGTCGGACCTCGACCAGCTCACGCAGTCGCTCGCCCGGAACCTGAAGCGCTGGCGCAATGAGCGCGGCTTCACCCTGGACGCGCTCGCCGCCCGGGCGGGAGTCAGCCGGGGCATGATCATCCAGATCGAGCAGGCCCGTACCAACCCCAGCGTCGGCACCACCGTGAAGCTGGCCGACGCCCTCGGCGTCTCCATCACGACGCTCCTCGACTACGAGCAGGGCCCGCAGGTCCGTCTCGTCCCGCCCGGCCAGGCCGTCCGCATGTGGTCGACCTCCACCGGCAGCCAGACCACGCTCCTGGTCGGCACCGAGGCCCGCGGCCCCCTGGAGCTGTGGTCCTACACCCTGATGCCGGGCGACGGCACCGCATCCGACCCGCACCCCGACGGCACCACCGAGCTCCTGCACGTCACGGAGGGGACGCTCACCCTCGTCGTCGAGGGCGAGGAGCACGCCCTCCCGGCCGGCACCTCCGCCGCCTTCGAGGGCAACGTGCCGCACGCCTACCGCAACGACGGCGAGCGGACCGTCCAGATGACCCTGGCGGTGTCCATCCCGCCCGTGCGCTGA
- a CDS encoding exonuclease SbcCD subunit D, with product MRLLHTSDWHLGRSFHRVALLDAQAAFLDHLVATVRERAVDAVLVAGDVYDRAVPPLTAVELFDTALHRLADAGVPTVMISGNHDSARRLGVGAGLIERAGIHLRTDPAGAGTPVVLADAHGDVALYGLPYLEPALVREQFGAEKAGHEAVLSAAMDRVRADLASRPEGTRSVVLAHAFVAGGEASDSERDITVGGVDSVPAGVFDGVDYVALGHLHGSQTLTPRVRYSGSPLAYSFSEADHRKTMWLIDLGADGAVETAERVDCPVPRPLARIRGRLDDLLADPGLTRHEESWVEATLTDPVRPAEPMARLAERFPHTLHLVFEPERTEGDPVVSYARRLRGRDDRQIAEDFVAHVRGGTGPDGAERTVLYGAFDAVRVDAAQREVSDR from the coding sequence ATGAGGCTTCTGCACACGTCGGACTGGCACCTGGGACGGTCGTTCCACCGGGTCGCCCTGCTCGACGCCCAGGCCGCGTTCCTCGACCACCTGGTGGCGACGGTGCGCGAGCGCGCCGTGGACGCCGTCCTGGTGGCCGGCGACGTCTACGACCGGGCCGTGCCCCCACTGACCGCCGTGGAGCTCTTCGACACCGCGCTGCACCGGCTCGCCGACGCCGGGGTGCCCACCGTCATGATCTCCGGCAACCACGACTCGGCCCGCCGCCTCGGCGTCGGCGCCGGACTCATCGAGCGCGCCGGCATCCACCTGCGCACCGACCCGGCCGGTGCCGGCACCCCCGTCGTCCTCGCCGACGCCCACGGCGACGTCGCCCTCTACGGACTTCCCTATCTCGAACCGGCCCTGGTCCGCGAGCAGTTCGGCGCCGAGAAGGCCGGTCACGAGGCCGTGCTCTCCGCCGCCATGGACCGGGTCCGCGCCGACCTCGCGAGCCGCCCCGAAGGCACCCGCTCGGTCGTCCTCGCGCACGCCTTCGTCGCGGGCGGGGAGGCCAGCGACAGCGAGCGCGACATCACCGTCGGCGGGGTCGACTCCGTCCCCGCCGGAGTCTTCGACGGCGTCGACTACGTGGCCCTCGGACACCTCCACGGCAGCCAGACCCTCACCCCCCGGGTCCGCTACTCCGGCTCGCCGCTCGCCTACTCCTTCTCCGAGGCCGACCACCGCAAGACCATGTGGCTGATCGACCTCGGAGCCGACGGCGCCGTCGAGACCGCCGAGCGCGTCGACTGCCCCGTGCCCCGGCCGCTCGCCCGGATCCGGGGCCGGCTCGACGACCTGCTCGCCGACCCCGGCCTCACCCGTCACGAGGAGTCCTGGGTCGAGGCCACGCTCACCGACCCGGTGCGCCCCGCCGAGCCCATGGCCCGGCTCGCCGAGCGCTTCCCGCACACCCTCCACCTGGTCTTCGAACCCGAGCGCACCGAAGGCGACCCCGTCGTCTCCTACGCCCGGCGGCTCCGGGGCCGCGACGACCGGCAGATCGCGGAGGACTTCGTGGCCCACGTACGCGGCGGCACCGGCCCCGACGGCGCCGAACGAACGGTCCTGTACGGCGCCTTCGACGCCGTCCGGGTGGACGCGGCCCAGCGCGAGGTGAGCGACCGGTGA